The Pectobacterium sp. A5351 genome contains the following window.
GCTGTACGCCGGGCTGGGGATGCGAAGCGGTCATCAATCACCACCTTCCTGCCTATGGCTTAAGCAACACGGTTGAGCATAATCAGGGTAACTATGCTGCGATGATCGCCGACACCATCACCCGTTATAAAGAAGGCAAGCCGATCCTGTACTACACCTGGACGCCATACTGGGTGAGCGACGTGCTGGTGCCGGGACGTGACGTGGTGTGGTTGCAGGTACCGTTCTCTTCTCAACCGGGAGAAATGAAAGGCGTCAGCACCAAGTTGCCTAACGGCGCCGACTACGGCTTCCCGGTTAACAACATGAGAATTGCGGCAAATAAGGAATGGGCAGAGAAAAACCCGGCAGCCGCGAAGCTGTTCGCCATCATGAAACTGCCGATTGCCGATGTGAATGCGCAGAACCTGCGTATGCATGAAGGTCAGGGTTCACAACAGGATATCGAACGTCATGTTGATGGCTGGATCAAAGCCCACCAGCAGCTGTTTGACGGCTGGGTGAAAACCGCCGCTGACGCCGCGAAATAATCCCCTGTAGATCGGCGCCCTTTCCAGTGAAAGGGCGCTTTTTATTGAGGAATAGTAATTACGGCAGGTTAACGATTTCGACCCAATTCGCACCTTTTCCGGTGGGATATTGCCCAATGCGTACTAAATCCCCGTTGTCTTGATTGATGCGATACACCGATAGCGACGTCGATTTTTCACCGCTGGCAATCAGGAATTTACCGCTTGGATCGATCTGAATACCGCGCGGCTGCGTTTCCGTCGGATAGCGCGTAATGTATTTCAGTTGGCCGGTCTTCGGTTCTACCCGCAGCAGCGTAATCGTGCTTTTGGTGCGCTCCGATACGTACAGGAATTTTCCATTTGGCGTCAGACGTAAATCGGCGCTCCAGATCTGCGGTCGGCTGTCGGTGTTCTTTTTATCCGGTGTGATCGTCCCCGCCCGCATGCCTGCATCGGCCGGAACGGTGTCCGTGTAATCCAGTAACGTCAGTTGCCCCGTCTTTTCATTCAGCGCCAGACGCGCGACGTTGCCAGACAGTTCATTGCTCACATAGAGCGTTTTGTTATCTGGCGATAGCACCAG
Protein-coding sequences here:
- the proX gene encoding glycine betaine/L-proline ABC transporter substrate-binding protein ProX, which produces MRNTTLWAAALTTTLLSTHVYAADTAQPGKGISVIPVQSTISEETFQTLLVSRALEKLGYDVQPPREVDYNVAYTSIASGDATFIAVNWDPLHADQYKAAGGDAKFYRQGEYVSGAAQGYLIDKKTAEKYKITNIAQLKDPKIAKLFDTNGDGKADLTGCTPGWGCEAVINHHLPAYGLSNTVEHNQGNYAAMIADTITRYKEGKPILYYTWTPYWVSDVLVPGRDVVWLQVPFSSQPGEMKGVSTKLPNGADYGFPVNNMRIAANKEWAEKNPAAAKLFAIMKLPIADVNAQNLRMHEGQGSQQDIERHVDGWIKAHQQLFDGWVKTAADAAK